From a region of the Flavobacterium branchiarum genome:
- a CDS encoding tRNA1(Val) (adenine(37)-N6)-methyltransferase produces the protein MSKFTFKQFSIQQDKTAMKVGTDGVLLGAWTPITNHPFSILDIGAGTGLIALMLAQRTTAEQIDALEIDETAYEQAVDNFENAPWNDRLFCYHAGLDEFMEEPEDEYDIIVSNPPFYSEDYKTDNEQRDLARFQDAMPFEDLIEAADLLLSENGIFSVIIPFKEEERFITLAKEFELFPFKITRVKGTATSDTKRSLLAFNRIENPTVLIDELIIEIERHIYTPEYIELTKDFYLKM, from the coding sequence ATGTCTAAATTTACTTTCAAGCAATTTTCTATTCAACAAGATAAAACTGCAATGAAAGTTGGTACTGATGGTGTGTTATTAGGCGCTTGGACTCCTATAACAAATCATCCTTTTAGCATATTAGACATTGGAGCCGGAACTGGACTTATCGCTTTAATGCTAGCGCAAAGAACAACTGCCGAACAAATTGACGCTTTAGAAATTGATGAAACTGCTTACGAACAAGCAGTAGACAATTTTGAAAATGCTCCTTGGAATGACAGACTATTTTGCTATCATGCTGGACTAGACGAATTCATGGAGGAACCAGAAGATGAATATGATATTATTGTATCAAACCCACCTTTCTATAGTGAAGACTACAAAACAGATAATGAACAGAGAGATTTAGCACGCTTCCAAGATGCTATGCCTTTTGAAGACTTAATTGAAGCCGCTGATTTATTACTTTCAGAAAACGGTATTTTTTCGGTAATTATCCCGTTTAAAGAAGAAGAAAGATTCATTACTCTAGCCAAAGAATTTGAGTTATTCCCATTCAAAATTACACGAGTAAAAGGAACAGCTACAAGCGACACAAAACGCAGCTTACTGGCCTTTAATCGCATTGAAAACCCAACTGTTCTTATTGATGAATTAATTATAGAAATAGAAAGACATATTTACACTCCTGAATATATCGAATTAACTAAAGACTTCTATTTAAAGATGTAA
- the leuB gene encoding 3-isopropylmalate dehydrogenase, with protein MKFNIALLAGDGIGPEVINEAVKLSDAIAKKFNHEITWTPALTGACAIDAVGIPYPDETHEICMKADAVLFGAIGHPKYDNDPSAPVRPEQGLLLMRKKLGLFANVRPTFTFPSLIDNSPLKRERIEGTDLVFLRELTGGIYFGEKGRKDGGETAFDNCVYTRAEVQRLAKKGFELAMTRSKKLCCVDKANVLETSRLWRETVQAMEKDYPEVTVSYEFVDAVAMRLVQWPNSYDVLITENLFGDILTDEASVISGSMGLMPSASVGEHTSLYEPIHGSYPQATGLNIANPLATVLSAAMMFEDAFGLKDEAEAIRAVVNKSLEQGIVTEDLAPKGTKAYKTSEVGDWLVANL; from the coding sequence ATGAAATTTAACATAGCCCTTTTAGCAGGAGACGGAATTGGTCCTGAAGTAATTAATGAAGCTGTAAAATTATCTGATGCTATTGCAAAAAAATTCAATCACGAAATAACATGGACACCAGCACTTACAGGTGCTTGCGCAATTGACGCTGTTGGAATTCCTTATCCAGATGAAACTCACGAAATCTGCATGAAAGCAGATGCTGTTTTATTTGGAGCAATTGGTCACCCAAAATATGATAATGATCCAAGTGCTCCCGTTAGACCTGAGCAAGGTTTATTGCTGATGCGTAAAAAACTAGGGTTATTTGCTAATGTTCGACCAACATTTACTTTCCCTTCATTAATAGACAATTCGCCTTTAAAAAGAGAAAGAATTGAAGGAACTGACCTGGTTTTCTTAAGAGAATTAACTGGCGGAATTTACTTTGGAGAAAAAGGAAGAAAGGATGGTGGTGAAACTGCTTTTGACAATTGTGTTTACACCAGAGCCGAAGTACAACGTTTGGCTAAAAAAGGCTTTGAACTAGCAATGACACGTAGTAAAAAATTATGTTGCGTAGATAAAGCAAACGTATTAGAAACATCTCGTTTATGGAGAGAAACGGTACAAGCAATGGAAAAAGATTATCCAGAGGTTACTGTTTCTTATGAATTTGTAGATGCTGTTGCAATGCGATTAGTACAATGGCCAAACTCATATGATGTATTAATTACAGAAAACTTATTTGGAGATATCTTAACTGATGAAGCATCTGTAATTTCAGGTTCAATGGGATTAATGCCCTCTGCATCTGTTGGTGAACATACTTCATTGTACGAGCCAATTCATGGTTCTTACCCACAAGCAACAGGATTAAATATTGCTAATCCATTGGCTACTGTATTATCTGCAGCCATGATGTTTGAAGATGCTTTTGGACTAAAAGACGAAGCAGAAGCAATTAGAGCAGTTGTTAATAAATCACTTGAACAAGGAATTGTTACAGAAGATTTAGCCCCAAAAGGAACCAAAGCGTACAAAACCAGCGAAGTTGGAGATTGGCTAGTTGCAAACCTATAA
- a CDS encoding AAA family ATPase, translating into MKVKIKNINISGVRGIKDKLVLPLEGKSIVLYGDNGTGKSSISDAIEWFYTNRVEHLSSNSEIDLKDALRNASLNQDDISEVNISYVKESTLDGAKTLFSKRDKLEIGLSNNSDDFKNYINNSKEENLLLRYQYLTDFIDDTKSDKLKYLSDIIGFSEVTKKKEVLGKSYRAINTEIKNQNFEAQINTQKGVLIAKLGASISQERNLFEKINEKIEPLKIGIEVKSLADIDTVLEHLKKSTNDKLNKELSFLDKNNNILNTLKSEIQLINNTYSNYYDEFEKIANDVQSIMQTFLNELLKTGETVLKKYHKDDSCPLCLQPKNREDLQSDITKRLKAIEESSKKKASFDRAKQLADSISTERIKRIDNLLLESLMIDDSNAKIKTGISSIKKKLEEYQKASVEKVTSGNKIPTKETIDLLLSDFDFQTVISDRIKVIQETLKKDNSTELFANISASKDAFLKIKQFEKQKIKLESQRKTLEIIYNEFVKVQKEGLENFINTFSETINEYYQYMNPGEPFQEIKIVTIGEEDELNGITIEYKYNGKWVSPPQKYFSESHLNCFGISFFLASVKAFNNINEFLVLDDVISSFDSNHRKRFAELIFEKFSGYQIILLTHELDWFTNFVTPLAKKKGWLINEIKWTENNGTFFDEQPNDLREKIEKCLSESNIENLGNPIRRYLEHSLKEVAVSIEAKLSFQYNDSNEHRMPYELIMGIKSEIKKCSTDLKSKFPVIDRIESSSILGNICSHDNPFNPKIGDLKAFWSDILELENIFICQELECKRPRVSLKNYDTVAKKIRCGCDHTKYDWKK; encoded by the coding sequence ATGAAAGTAAAAATTAAAAACATAAACATCTCGGGAGTAAGAGGAATTAAGGATAAGTTGGTTTTACCTTTAGAAGGTAAGTCAATTGTATTATACGGTGACAATGGCACAGGAAAAAGCAGTATTTCTGATGCAATCGAATGGTTTTATACAAATCGGGTTGAACACCTTTCCAGCAACAGTGAAATTGATTTAAAGGATGCTCTTAGAAATGCTTCTTTAAATCAGGATGATATTTCAGAAGTGAATATTTCGTATGTTAAAGAATCAACTCTTGATGGAGCTAAAACGCTATTTTCAAAAAGAGATAAATTGGAAATTGGGTTGTCAAATAACTCTGATGATTTTAAAAACTACATTAATAACTCAAAAGAGGAAAACCTACTTTTAAGATATCAATATTTGACTGATTTTATTGATGATACTAAAAGTGATAAGCTAAAGTATCTATCGGATATTATTGGTTTTTCAGAAGTTACAAAGAAAAAAGAAGTTTTAGGGAAGAGCTATAGAGCCATAAACACGGAAATTAAAAATCAAAATTTTGAAGCGCAAATAAACACTCAAAAAGGAGTTTTGATTGCAAAATTAGGAGCTTCTATCAGTCAGGAAAGAAACTTATTTGAAAAAATAAATGAAAAAATAGAACCCCTGAAAATAGGAATAGAAGTGAAAAGCTTGGCTGATATTGATACTGTTTTGGAGCATTTGAAAAAGTCGACAAATGACAAGCTCAATAAGGAACTTTCATTTTTAGATAAAAACAATAATATATTAAACACACTTAAATCAGAAATACAATTAATAAATAATACTTACTCAAACTATTATGATGAATTTGAAAAAATAGCGAACGATGTTCAAAGTATTATGCAGACCTTCTTGAATGAATTATTAAAAACAGGCGAAACTGTTTTAAAGAAATATCACAAGGATGACAGTTGCCCATTATGTTTACAACCGAAAAACAGGGAGGATTTACAAAGTGATATAACTAAAAGATTAAAAGCGATTGAAGAGTCATCCAAGAAAAAGGCGTCTTTTGATAGGGCTAAGCAATTAGCAGATTCTATTTCTACCGAGAGGATAAAACGGATAGATAATCTTCTTTTGGAAAGTTTAATGATTGACGATAGTAATGCTAAGATAAAAACTGGTATTAGTTCAATAAAGAAGAAATTAGAGGAATATCAAAAAGCAAGTGTTGAAAAGGTAACATCTGGAAATAAAATACCTACTAAAGAGACAATTGATTTATTACTATCCGATTTTGATTTTCAAACTGTGATTTCGGACAGAATAAAAGTTATTCAGGAAACACTTAAAAAAGATAACTCAACTGAATTATTTGCGAATATATCAGCCTCAAAAGATGCCTTTCTAAAGATTAAACAATTTGAAAAGCAAAAAATAAAATTGGAAAGCCAGCGTAAAACACTGGAAATAATCTATAATGAGTTTGTAAAAGTTCAAAAAGAGGGTTTAGAAAACTTTATAAATACATTTTCGGAGACTATTAATGAATATTATCAATATATGAATCCTGGAGAACCTTTTCAGGAAATTAAAATTGTTACAATAGGTGAAGAAGATGAATTGAACGGAATTACAATTGAGTACAAATATAACGGGAAGTGGGTTTCTCCACCTCAAAAATATTTTAGTGAATCTCATCTAAATTGTTTTGGCATTTCCTTTTTTTTAGCTTCTGTAAAAGCATTTAATAATATAAATGAGTTTCTTGTACTTGATGACGTTATTTCGAGTTTCGACTCAAATCATAGAAAACGATTTGCTGAATTAATCTTCGAAAAATTTTCAGGTTATCAGATTATCCTTCTTACTCACGAATTAGATTGGTTTACAAATTTCGTTACCCCATTGGCAAAAAAGAAAGGCTGGTTAATCAACGAGATTAAATGGACTGAAAATAATGGAACTTTTTTTGATGAACAGCCTAATGATTTAAGGGAAAAAATTGAAAAATGCTTATCTGAAAGTAATATTGAAAACTTAGGGAATCCTATTAGAAGATATCTTGAACATTCTTTAAAAGAAGTAGCCGTAAGCATTGAAGCCAAATTAAGTTTCCAGTATAATGATTCTAATGAACACAGGATGCCTTATGAATTAATAATGGGAATTAAATCAGAGATTAAGAAATGTAGTACTGATCTAAAATCTAAATTTCCAGTTATTGATAGAATTGAAAGTTCCTCTATTTTAGGTAATATTTGTTCTCACGATAATCCATTTAATCCTAAAATAGGAGATTTAAAAGCATTTTGGTCAGACATATTGGAATTGGAAAATATTTTTATTTGTCAAGAATTGGAATGTAAAAGACCAAGAGTTTCGTTGAAGAATTATGATACAGTCGCTAAGAAAATTAGATGTGGCTGTGACCATACTAAATACGATTGGAAAAAATAG
- a CDS encoding 30S ribosomal protein S16 produces MSVKIRLQRHGKKGKPFYWVVAADARAKRDGKYLEKIGTYNPNTNPATIDLNLDSAVKWLNNGAQPTDTAKAILSYKGALLKHHLEGGIRKGALTQEQADAKLATWLEAKTGKVDAKKDGLTKAQADAKAKAFKAEQDVNAKRLAAAAKAEADAIAAATPAEEVAEEAPAAEENNETTEA; encoded by the coding sequence ATGTCAGTAAAAATTAGATTACAAAGACACGGTAAAAAAGGAAAACCTTTTTACTGGGTTGTAGCTGCAGATGCACGCGCAAAAAGAGATGGTAAATACTTAGAGAAAATCGGTACTTACAATCCAAACACAAACCCAGCAACTATCGACTTAAACCTTGATAGTGCAGTTAAATGGTTAAACAACGGTGCACAACCAACTGATACTGCTAAAGCAATTCTTTCTTACAAAGGAGCTTTGTTGAAACATCACCTAGAAGGTGGTATTCGCAAAGGTGCTTTAACTCAAGAACAAGCTGATGCAAAATTAGCTACTTGGTTAGAAGCTAAAACTGGAAAAGTTGATGCTAAGAAAGACGGTTTAACAAAAGCGCAAGCTGATGCTAAAGCTAAAGCTTTCAAAGCTGAACAAGATGTAAACGCAAAACGTTTAGCTGCTGCTGCAAAAGCTGAAGCTGACGCTATAGCTGCTGCTACACCTGCAGAAGAAGTTGCTGAAGAAGCTCCTGCTGCTGAAGAAAATAACGAAACAACTGAAGCATAA
- a CDS encoding HlyD family secretion protein, with translation MAEDNTKIELRSEEVQDILTRVPHWMIRWGTVLIFAIICMLFFVSWFLKYPDVVSTEISITTSIPPEKLVAKTTGRIEVILVKDKAKVSKNTPLAIIENAANYKDVFVLKNTVDGFNINDRNKEFSFASLNNMQFGELESAYGVFQKDYAAWKLNENLQPFQVENNAQNSEHTQIKERLAILQQQKSINESELQLQKNDVNRFEALYTKGVISTQDLENKKLNYLQADKNYKGLLSSISQLKSALIENNRSSQGTRISGTKEGVNLERNLMQSYYQLKKGIKDWELAYSLRSSIPGTVTFLQVWTESQTITSGENVFSIIPDTEKGYIGKAKAKAQNSGKIKLGQQVNIRLFNFPDREFGVIRGKVENISLIPDKDGNLLLDISLTKGLETSYNKKIPFQQEMKGSAEIVTEDLRLLERILYQFKSLFRQN, from the coding sequence ATGGCAGAAGACAATACAAAAATTGAATTAAGAAGCGAAGAAGTACAAGATATCCTTACTCGAGTACCACATTGGATGATACGGTGGGGAACAGTTTTAATCTTTGCTATAATATGCATGTTATTTTTTGTTTCTTGGTTTCTTAAATATCCGGATGTAGTAAGTACAGAAATAAGTATAACTACCTCGATACCACCAGAAAAATTAGTAGCAAAAACGACAGGTAGAATCGAAGTAATTTTAGTAAAAGATAAAGCAAAAGTATCAAAAAATACACCGCTTGCAATTATTGAAAATGCAGCAAATTATAAAGATGTTTTTGTTTTAAAAAACACAGTAGATGGTTTTAATATAAACGACAGAAATAAAGAGTTTTCTTTTGCTTCATTAAACAATATGCAGTTTGGTGAGTTAGAAAGTGCTTATGGAGTATTTCAAAAGGATTATGCAGCTTGGAAACTAAATGAAAACTTGCAACCTTTTCAAGTTGAAAATAATGCCCAAAATTCAGAACATACTCAAATTAAAGAGCGATTGGCTATTTTGCAACAGCAAAAAAGTATCAATGAAAGTGAATTACAACTTCAAAAAAATGATGTCAATCGTTTTGAGGCTTTATATACAAAGGGAGTTATCTCAACGCAGGATTTAGAGAATAAAAAGTTAAATTATCTTCAAGCGGATAAGAATTATAAAGGATTGCTTTCGTCAATATCGCAGTTAAAATCCGCACTTATAGAAAACAATAGATCAAGTCAAGGTACGAGAATAAGTGGAACTAAAGAAGGAGTTAATTTAGAGCGAAACTTAATGCAGTCTTATTATCAGTTAAAGAAAGGAATTAAAGATTGGGAATTGGCTTATAGTTTAAGATCTTCAATTCCTGGTACTGTTACTTTTTTACAAGTATGGACAGAAAGTCAGACAATAACTTCTGGTGAAAATGTTTTTTCTATTATTCCTGATACCGAAAAAGGTTATATTGGTAAAGCCAAAGCAAAGGCTCAGAACTCAGGAAAAATTAAATTAGGACAACAGGTCAATATCCGATTATTTAATTTTCCAGACAGAGAGTTTGGTGTAATTAGAGGTAAGGTTGAGAATATTTCTCTTATTCCAGATAAAGATGGGAATTTATTGCTAGATATATCGCTTACCAAAGGATTGGAAACATCTTATAATAAGAAAATCCCTTTTCAGCAAGAAATGAAAGGTAGTGCCGAAATTGTAACCGAAGATCTTCGATTACTAGAAAGAATACTATATCAATTCAAAAGTCTTTTTAGGCAGAATTAA
- the rimM gene encoding ribosome maturation factor RimM (Essential for efficient processing of 16S rRNA) — translation MRKEECFYLGKIAKKFSFKGEVLAYLDTDEPELYENLESVFVECDKHLVPFFIETSSLHKNDFLRIRFEDMTTEEDADAIMGNAIYLPLSMLPKLTGNKFYFHEVIGFEIEDQRLGIFGKIASVNDTTAQPLFEVINGEVEMLIPMIDHFLVKIDRDNKKVIMNLPVGLVEMYL, via the coding sequence ATGCGTAAAGAAGAATGTTTTTATTTAGGTAAAATCGCTAAAAAATTTAGTTTCAAAGGTGAAGTCTTGGCTTATTTAGACACGGACGAACCTGAGTTATACGAAAACTTGGAATCAGTGTTTGTCGAATGCGACAAACACTTGGTTCCTTTTTTTATTGAAACCAGCTCATTACATAAAAACGATTTCTTAAGAATTCGTTTTGAAGATATGACTACTGAGGAAGATGCCGATGCCATTATGGGTAACGCAATCTACCTACCTCTTAGCATGTTACCAAAACTTACTGGTAACAAATTTTATTTCCATGAAGTTATTGGATTTGAAATAGAAGACCAACGTTTAGGTATTTTCGGAAAAATAGCTTCTGTAAACGACACTACTGCACAACCTCTTTTTGAAGTTATTAATGGCGAAGTAGAAATGTTAATCCCAATGATTGATCATTTCTTGGTAAAAATAGATCGTGACAACAAAAAAGTTATCATGAATTTACCTGTAGGCTTAGTTGAAATGTATCTTTAA
- a CDS encoding peptidase domain-containing ABC transporter: MQPIRRFPENFKIKKGVYYISDPAFGLIEYSQKDFIKFWIGNNADDSTQEGIALLLEATPRFFQSDFDKEEKKGLGFGLLSQYVLRYKSFLIQLSISLLASSLLQLIFPFLTQSIVDVGIQNQNIHFIYLILFAQLFLFAGRTGLELIRSWILLHLSTRINISLISDFFIKLMNLPISFFDVRMTGDIMQRINDHRRIERILTTSSLNVLFSVMNMIIMGGVLAYYNVQIFLVFFAGSIFYFGWITLFLKRREELDYKRFSEVSQEQSKVMELINGMQEIKLHNAEKQKRWGWEYVQARLFRVSIKGLVLEQTQTIGSSVINELKNIFIIFFSAKLVIDGQITLGMMLAISSIVGSLNGPITQLIEFVREVQDAKISLARLSEIHDKEDEVQQEEHQTQDIPQDSDIIIKDLSYRYLGSDIPVLDDLNLIIPAHKVTAIVGVSGSGKTTLMKLLLKFYEPNSGEINIGNTQLKNIAQKAWRANIGAVMQEGFIFSDTIANNIAIGVDKIDKERLAYATDVANIKEYISGLPLGYNTKIGSEGVGMSTGQKQRLLIARAVYKNPEMLFFDEATSALDANNEKSIMGKLDIFFKDKTVVVIAHRLSTVMNADQIVVLDKGKIIEIGSHSALVEQKGNYFELVRNQLQLGN, encoded by the coding sequence ATTCAACCGATACGGCGTTTTCCTGAAAACTTTAAAATAAAAAAAGGCGTTTATTATATTTCAGACCCCGCTTTTGGTTTAATAGAATATAGCCAAAAGGATTTTATTAAGTTCTGGATAGGTAACAATGCTGATGATTCAACGCAAGAAGGAATCGCTTTATTGTTAGAAGCTACACCTCGATTTTTTCAGTCAGATTTTGACAAAGAAGAAAAAAAAGGCTTAGGATTTGGATTGTTGTCGCAGTATGTTTTGCGATATAAATCATTTTTAATTCAGTTAAGTATAAGCTTACTAGCGAGTAGTTTGTTGCAACTTATTTTTCCTTTTCTTACTCAGAGTATTGTCGATGTTGGAATTCAAAATCAGAATATCCATTTTATTTATTTAATTCTCTTTGCACAATTGTTTCTTTTTGCGGGAAGGACAGGATTGGAGCTAATACGAAGTTGGATACTACTGCATTTGTCCACACGAATAAATATTTCCTTAATTTCAGATTTCTTCATCAAGTTAATGAATTTACCTATTTCATTTTTTGATGTGAGAATGACTGGTGATATTATGCAACGTATAAATGACCATCGCCGAATAGAACGAATTCTTACTACTTCATCATTAAATGTACTGTTCTCAGTTATGAATATGATTATCATGGGAGGAGTCTTAGCTTATTATAATGTTCAGATATTCTTGGTGTTTTTTGCTGGAAGCATATTTTATTTTGGTTGGATAACCTTGTTTTTAAAACGAAGAGAAGAACTTGATTACAAGCGATTTTCAGAAGTTAGCCAGGAGCAAAGTAAAGTGATGGAGCTTATAAACGGAATGCAGGAAATAAAATTGCATAATGCCGAAAAGCAAAAAAGATGGGGATGGGAGTATGTTCAGGCAAGATTGTTTCGGGTTTCTATAAAAGGATTGGTTTTAGAGCAAACACAAACAATTGGGTCGTCGGTAATTAATGAATTAAAGAATATTTTTATAATTTTCTTTTCGGCGAAATTAGTAATCGATGGGCAGATTACTCTTGGGATGATGCTGGCAATCAGTTCTATTGTTGGGAGTTTAAACGGGCCAATTACACAACTTATTGAATTTGTGCGTGAAGTACAAGATGCCAAAATATCGTTGGCAAGATTATCTGAAATTCATGATAAAGAAGATGAGGTGCAACAAGAAGAGCATCAAACGCAAGATATTCCTCAGGATAGTGATATAATTATCAAAGATCTTTCATATCGCTATTTAGGTTCTGATATTCCAGTTTTAGATGATTTGAATTTAATTATTCCAGCGCATAAAGTAACGGCAATTGTGGGAGTGAGTGGAAGTGGGAAAACTACTTTAATGAAGTTGTTACTGAAGTTCTATGAGCCAAACAGTGGAGAAATTAATATAGGAAATACGCAACTCAAGAATATTGCGCAAAAAGCATGGCGTGCTAATATTGGAGCTGTTATGCAAGAAGGATTTATTTTTAGTGACACAATTGCGAATAATATAGCTATAGGAGTTGATAAAATAGATAAAGAACGATTGGCATATGCTACAGACGTAGCGAATATAAAAGAGTATATATCGGGCTTGCCATTGGGATATAATACCAAAATAGGATCTGAGGGTGTTGGTATGAGTACAGGACAAAAACAGCGGTTATTAATTGCGAGAGCGGTATATAAGAACCCTGAAATGTTGTTTTTTGATGAAGCAACTTCTGCATTAGATGCGAATAATGAAAAATCAATTATGGGGAAATTAGATATTTTCTTTAAAGATAAAACTGTTGTTGTAATTGCACACAGATTAAGCACGGTTATGAATGCTGATCAGATTGTTGTTTTAGATAAAGGAAAGATTATTGAAATCGGAAGTCACTCAGCATTAGTAGAACAAAAAGGAAATTATTTTGAATTGGTTCGTAATCAATTGCAATTAGGAAATTAG
- a CDS encoding DUF6252 family protein → MRKWFFLLSILVLLVSCDKEEVVVNNPAFQSLNNEVFWRATSFSANIDSAGKLTVIGKLGNDSVVLQTALAKVQSYALGIDNISTATYTSTLLKKEVLYKTGKELGGGQIIITQFNKETSTVSGTFTFVAPNEGDIMAVEKSVRFKEGVFYKVPVTLSNSTD, encoded by the coding sequence ATGAGAAAATGGTTCTTTTTGTTGTCTATACTAGTGTTGTTGGTGTCTTGTGATAAAGAAGAGGTGGTGGTTAATAACCCTGCTTTTCAATCTTTAAATAATGAAGTTTTTTGGAGAGCTACGAGTTTTAGTGCTAATATTGATAGCGCTGGTAAGCTTACAGTGATAGGTAAGTTGGGTAATGACAGCGTTGTTTTACAAACTGCTCTTGCAAAAGTTCAAAGTTACGCTTTGGGTATTGATAATATTTCGACAGCCACCTATACAAGTACATTATTAAAAAAAGAAGTTTTGTATAAAACAGGAAAGGAATTAGGGGGAGGTCAGATAATTATTACTCAGTTTAATAAAGAAACGAGTACTGTTTCTGGAACCTTTACATTTGTAGCACCAAATGAAGGCGATATCATGGCAGTTGAGAAATCGGTTCGTTTTAAAGAAGGTGTTTTTTATAAAGTGCCAGTTACATTATCTAATTCGACTGATTAG
- a CDS encoding RNA recognition motif domain-containing protein, whose product MNIFVGSLPFSIEEADLRESFEAYGAVDSVKIITDKFTGRSKGFGFVEMTNDDEAQKAIDELNGATVQGRAIVVNKSEPKPEGERRSFNNNRGGDNRGGYGGNNRGGDNRGGGNRGGY is encoded by the coding sequence ATGAATATTTTTGTTGGAAGCCTTCCATTCAGTATTGAGGAAGCAGATTTAAGAGAGTCTTTCGAGGCTTACGGAGCAGTTGATTCAGTTAAAATCATTACTGATAAATTTACTGGAAGAAGTAAAGGATTCGGTTTTGTTGAAATGACAAATGATGATGAGGCTCAAAAAGCGATTGACGAATTGAACGGAGCTACTGTTCAAGGACGTGCAATTGTTGTAAACAAATCTGAGCCAAAACCAGAAGGCGAAAGAAGAAGTTTTAATAACAACCGTGGTGGAGACAACCGTGGTGGTTATGGTGGAAACAACCGTGGTGGAGACAACCGTGGAGGTGGAAACAGAGGAGGATATTAA